One region of Nitrospiraceae bacterium genomic DNA includes:
- a CDS encoding IS1595 family transposase: MSQNLLAGDHLTDEKKAYEYLAKLRWPHGPKCVHCKSERVYTLNVKTSKRVVLKCGKCRKQFSATVGTIFEDSHIPLTKWIQAMQLVCSSKKGISAHQLHRMLGITYKSAWFMEHRIRYAMAHSPFSGKLGGIVEADETYIGGKEKRGRGPSKKKAVFALVERQGRVRSFALPTVTSKNLRAIICENVSPETRMMTDEFKGYRGLKKEFISHDTINHSRGHYVRGEVTTNTIEGYFSLLKRGLTGTYHHVSKHHLHRYLAEFDFRYNARREDDATRTLLAFRATEGKRLQYRSAS, translated from the coding sequence ATGAGTCAAAATCTACTGGCTGGCGACCATCTGACGGACGAAAAAAAGGCCTATGAATATCTGGCCAAGCTGCGTTGGCCGCATGGTCCGAAATGCGTGCATTGTAAATCCGAAAGAGTGTACACACTGAATGTTAAAACATCCAAACGAGTTGTTTTGAAATGCGGAAAGTGTCGTAAGCAATTCTCTGCGACTGTCGGAACAATCTTTGAAGACTCGCATATTCCGCTCACTAAGTGGATTCAAGCGATGCAGCTAGTTTGTTCCTCGAAGAAAGGAATCAGTGCCCATCAGCTTCATCGTATGTTGGGAATCACCTATAAGAGTGCATGGTTCATGGAGCATCGTATTCGGTATGCAATGGCCCATTCGCCATTCAGCGGCAAGCTTGGTGGGATTGTGGAAGCAGATGAAACCTACATTGGAGGGAAAGAGAAGCGCGGGAGAGGACCATCGAAAAAGAAAGCCGTCTTCGCGCTAGTCGAGCGGCAAGGCCGTGTCCGATCCTTCGCCCTACCAACAGTGACAAGTAAAAATCTTCGCGCAATCATCTGTGAAAACGTTTCGCCTGAGACACGCATGATGACGGATGAATTTAAAGGCTATCGCGGACTCAAGAAAGAATTTATCAGTCATGACACCATCAACCATTCTCGCGGTCATTATGTGCGCGGAGAAGTGACAACAAACACGATTGAAGGTTATTTCAGCCTCCTCAAGCGTGGTCTGACTGGAACGTATCACCATGTGTCGAAGCATCATCTGCATCGGTACTTAGCCGAATTTGATTTTCGGTATAACGCTCGGAGAGAAGATGATGCCACAAGAACCTTACTTGCGTTTAGAGCCACTGAAGGGAAGCGGTTACAGTATAGGTCAGCTAGCTAG
- the rsmH gene encoding 16S rRNA (cytosine(1402)-N(4))-methyltransferase RsmH: protein MGESEFHSADGALHHFPVMQQEILSWLLKENTRIYLDCTVGYSGHAETILGASHSDSVLIGLDRDSSAIAASKKRLRKFGERAILRHGHFMDLKHHVAECGFSQVDGILFDLGVSSPQIDEPARGFSFQWDGPLDMRMDQSHGLTAADLVNQRPESELADIIFQFGEERFARRIARAIVRARTVRPLTTTKELASVIEGAVPAHYRHGRIHCATRTFQALRIAVNQELECLESSLRDAVEILAPGGRLCVISFHSLEDRIVKQTFRSLSLGINAPITILTKKPQLPREDEIREHPRSRSAKLRVVQRRERGGHS, encoded by the coding sequence GTGGGCGAGAGTGAATTTCATAGTGCTGATGGGGCTCTGCATCATTTTCCTGTTATGCAGCAGGAGATCCTCTCCTGGCTTCTTAAAGAGAACACTCGAATCTATCTGGATTGCACGGTGGGATACAGTGGGCACGCTGAAACAATTCTTGGGGCAAGTCATTCGGACTCAGTCCTCATCGGCCTTGATCGTGATTCCAGTGCCATCGCGGCGAGTAAGAAACGGCTGAGAAAATTCGGCGAACGCGCCATTCTCCGCCACGGCCACTTCATGGATCTGAAACACCACGTTGCGGAATGCGGCTTCTCACAGGTCGATGGGATTCTGTTTGATCTTGGTGTGTCGTCGCCTCAGATCGACGAACCCGCGCGCGGATTCAGTTTTCAATGGGACGGTCCGCTCGATATGCGCATGGATCAGTCACATGGACTGACGGCTGCCGATCTGGTCAACCAGCGGCCTGAGTCTGAATTGGCGGACATCATTTTTCAATTCGGCGAAGAACGATTCGCTCGTCGGATCGCACGTGCGATTGTCCGTGCTCGAACAGTTCGACCGCTTACAACGACGAAGGAATTGGCATCGGTGATCGAAGGAGCCGTCCCGGCGCACTATCGCCATGGTCGTATCCATTGCGCTACGCGAACGTTTCAAGCACTTCGGATTGCCGTTAATCAAGAGCTGGAATGTCTCGAATCGTCACTGCGCGACGCAGTGGAGATCTTGGCTCCAGGCGGTCGCCTGTGTGTCATTTCGTTCCATTCACTCGAGGACCGAATTGTGAAGCAAACGTTCCGTTCCCTGTCCCTGGGCATCAATGCGCCGATCACAATCCTCACGAAGAAGCCGCAGCTCCCACGGGAGGATGAGATTCGTGAGCATCCTCGGTCACGCAGTGCCAAGTTGCGTGTCGTTCAACGCCGAGAGAGGGGGGGCCATTCATGA
- a CDS encoding cell division protein FtsL produces the protein MKMLTILAGLILVFVFVWERVDTVRVGYQIERSKAQKLLLERERDQLQVRFSSLTAPERIAKMAMERLGMVQPQQGQVVTVRVRPEGVPVPPPVPNEVRVAKNDSPKRLSE, from the coding sequence ATGAAAATGTTGACGATCCTTGCCGGCTTGATTCTGGTCTTTGTGTTTGTCTGGGAACGAGTTGATACCGTTCGCGTCGGTTATCAAATAGAACGATCGAAGGCTCAGAAGCTTTTGTTGGAGCGGGAACGTGATCAACTCCAAGTGCGGTTTTCCTCACTCACGGCACCTGAGCGAATCGCGAAGATGGCGATGGAACGTCTGGGTATGGTCCAGCCTCAACAGGGACAAGTGGTGACGGTGCGTGTCAGGCCAGAGGGAGTACCGGTGCCTCCTCCTGTACCGAATGAGGTCCGAGTCGCAAAGAACGATTCGCCGAAGAGGTTAAGCGAGTAA
- a CDS encoding penicillin-binding protein 2 codes for MGPSRPRRYLVLILLLCGFGLILFRLVTLQVLQAAELTAKADRQHQKSVTFEGARGAITDRHGKVLAMNMEVPSIFGVPTALENPLRVARHLAPVLHIRSDEIEKKLRQDRSFVWVARKVLPEQGRQLEQMSLEGIGVVMEGRRFYPKGPFLSHVLGFAGIDGEGLEGLERRYEPHLHGEKRITILQRDALGRTVFPKGLAEQPPAPGHALTLTIDEVVQYIAEKELEEAVNHAHAKAGTIIVLDPQSGAILAMAVSPRFDPNAVAALTPDRWRNRALTDTYEPGSTMKVVVAAAALEEHLMTPGTMVFGENGRMLVANTTIHDHEKLGWMTFAQMIQKSSNIGAAKTGMILGEHRLYRYLQGFGFGQKTDIDLPGEVSGLLKAPKEWGRRSLASISMGQEIGVTPIQMLTAAATLANGGVMMKPYLVSEVRDQKGHLLKEFLPQVKRRVVSPETARTMTTILEGVVTNGTGAKAAIPGYRVAGKTGTAQKIDSRSGTYSATQFVGSFVGYVPADAPRLAMIIVIDEPQGEAWGGTIAAPVFRRVGEQVLNYLGVSPNDQVKVAMAEQGR; via the coding sequence ATGGGCCCTTCTCGCCCGAGGCGTTATCTAGTGCTGATCCTGCTGCTTTGTGGATTCGGCCTCATTCTGTTTCGTTTGGTGACGTTGCAAGTGTTGCAGGCGGCGGAACTGACGGCGAAAGCCGACCGACAACACCAAAAGAGTGTGACGTTCGAGGGTGCGAGAGGTGCCATCACGGACCGGCATGGCAAAGTTTTGGCTATGAACATGGAAGTGCCGTCGATCTTTGGCGTGCCCACGGCTCTTGAGAATCCGTTGCGCGTTGCTCGCCATCTTGCCCCCGTCCTCCACATCCGAAGCGACGAGATCGAGAAGAAACTGCGTCAGGATCGAAGTTTCGTCTGGGTGGCGCGCAAGGTCTTGCCGGAACAGGGGCGCCAGTTAGAGCAAATGTCTCTGGAAGGGATCGGCGTAGTGATGGAAGGGCGGCGGTTCTACCCCAAGGGGCCCTTCCTCTCTCATGTGCTTGGATTTGCTGGGATAGACGGCGAGGGACTCGAAGGACTAGAGCGGCGCTATGAGCCGCACCTCCACGGCGAGAAGCGGATCACAATCCTTCAACGTGACGCCTTGGGTCGAACCGTCTTCCCGAAGGGTTTGGCGGAGCAACCCCCCGCTCCTGGCCATGCCCTCACACTGACCATCGACGAAGTGGTTCAATATATAGCGGAGAAGGAATTGGAAGAGGCGGTCAACCATGCTCATGCCAAGGCTGGCACCATTATTGTACTTGATCCCCAGTCGGGAGCGATTCTGGCGATGGCCGTCAGTCCGCGGTTCGACCCGAACGCGGTTGCTGCGTTGACGCCCGACCGTTGGCGCAATCGAGCTCTGACGGATACGTATGAGCCGGGATCGACGATGAAAGTAGTTGTCGCGGCAGCCGCGCTGGAAGAGCACCTCATGACTCCAGGGACGATGGTTTTCGGTGAAAACGGTCGGATGTTGGTTGCGAATACCACGATTCACGACCATGAAAAACTGGGTTGGATGACGTTTGCGCAGATGATTCAGAAGTCGAGCAACATCGGTGCGGCAAAAACCGGCATGATCCTGGGAGAACACCGCCTCTACCGTTACCTCCAGGGGTTCGGATTCGGTCAGAAGACGGACATCGATCTGCCAGGCGAGGTCAGCGGACTATTGAAGGCTCCCAAAGAATGGGGGCGGCGCTCACTCGCCTCGATTTCAATGGGGCAGGAGATCGGCGTCACGCCCATTCAAATGCTAACCGCGGCGGCTACTCTCGCCAACGGCGGCGTCATGATGAAGCCGTATCTGGTTTCCGAGGTGCGCGATCAAAAAGGCCATTTACTGAAAGAATTTCTGCCCCAAGTGAAACGGCGGGTTGTCTCTCCTGAAACGGCGCGGACGATGACCACCATTCTGGAAGGAGTCGTGACGAACGGGACTGGCGCGAAGGCGGCCATTCCTGGATATCGAGTCGCGGGGAAAACCGGCACGGCCCAAAAGATCGATTCGAGGTCGGGAACCTATTCAGCCACGCAATTTGTCGGGTCGTTTGTCGGCTATGTCCCGGCGGACGCGCCACGATTGGCGATGATCATCGTGATCGACGAACCGCAGGGAGAAGCTTGGGGCGGCACAATCGCTGCACCGGTCTTTCGACGGGTCGGCGAGCAAGTGCTGAATTATCTGGGCGTGTCCCCGAACGACCAGGTCAAGGTCGCCATGGCGGAGCAGGGGCGGTAG
- a CDS encoding UDP-N-acetylmuramoyl-L-alanyl-D-glutamate--2,6-diaminopimelate ligase: MTVAQLLALVRGQVEVLEQRGNLDLTVTSMTDDSRMVSKGSLFVAVKGERVDGHDFVENARQAGAAAVVAQRSVDTGPLPYIRVSDSRKALGWLGSRFHGDPSAGLTMVGITGTNGKTTTTYLCKALLEGIGRRVGLIGTVAYQIGSETIPASHTTPGALELQQLLAKMVESGLNAAVMEVSSHALALDRTVGCEYDVAVFTNLTQDHLDFHSDMEDYFQAKLQLFIELAGGRKTGKRAIINLDAPYGARVRAACPVPVWGYALSSQADLIAERVCLSPNGTTFTAATPAGSFLVESRLVGEHNVYNLLGAIGVALHAGATPGQVQEAAAGVTNVPGRFERVTAGQDFTVVVDYAHTPDALVRLLTAAQAVKTHRIITVFGCGGDRDRGKRPKMGRAAVEQSDVVVLTSDNPRTEDPMAILREVEVGVREALQRRPQVAYRMIPDRREAIGSAISEARSGDMVLIAGKGHEDYQIIGTKKFHFDDREVAREAIQRLRPCA; this comes from the coding sequence ATGACGGTCGCTCAGCTGCTGGCTTTGGTGCGTGGGCAAGTTGAGGTGCTGGAGCAGCGAGGGAATCTCGATCTGACCGTGACGAGCATGACGGACGATTCACGGATGGTGTCGAAGGGAAGTCTCTTTGTGGCGGTCAAAGGTGAACGGGTGGACGGGCATGACTTTGTAGAAAACGCAAGACAAGCCGGCGCCGCTGCCGTGGTGGCTCAGCGATCCGTTGATACCGGCCCGCTTCCGTATATACGAGTCTCAGACTCCCGGAAAGCGCTCGGATGGCTGGGTAGCCGATTCCATGGTGATCCGTCCGCTGGGCTCACAATGGTGGGTATCACGGGCACGAATGGCAAGACGACAACCACCTATCTCTGCAAAGCTCTGTTGGAAGGGATCGGCCGACGTGTGGGGTTGATCGGAACCGTGGCCTATCAAATCGGGAGCGAAACGATTCCGGCTTCCCACACGACGCCGGGTGCGCTGGAACTCCAGCAATTGCTGGCGAAGATGGTGGAGAGTGGACTCAACGCGGCGGTCATGGAAGTGTCCTCCCATGCCTTGGCGCTCGATCGGACGGTCGGTTGTGAATACGACGTCGCGGTGTTCACGAACCTGACGCAAGATCATCTCGATTTCCATTCTGATATGGAGGACTACTTCCAGGCAAAGCTACAGCTCTTCATCGAGCTCGCCGGCGGACGCAAGACCGGAAAGCGGGCGATCATCAATCTCGATGCTCCTTACGGTGCACGGGTCCGCGCCGCCTGTCCCGTTCCGGTGTGGGGCTATGCTCTCTCCAGTCAAGCGGACTTGATAGCCGAAAGAGTGTGCCTGTCGCCGAACGGCACAACGTTCACGGCTGCAACCCCGGCGGGATCGTTCCTCGTCGAGAGTCGTTTGGTCGGCGAGCACAACGTCTACAACTTGCTTGGTGCCATTGGTGTGGCGCTGCATGCCGGCGCGACACCGGGACAAGTGCAGGAGGCTGCAGCCGGGGTGACAAACGTACCCGGCCGATTTGAACGTGTGACTGCCGGCCAGGACTTCACCGTCGTTGTGGACTATGCGCACACTCCAGATGCGTTGGTCAGATTGCTGACGGCCGCGCAGGCCGTGAAGACCCATCGCATCATCACCGTCTTCGGCTGCGGCGGGGATCGCGATCGCGGCAAACGCCCCAAGATGGGCCGAGCTGCCGTAGAACAGAGCGATGTCGTCGTGCTGACATCTGACAACCCTCGTACGGAGGACCCGATGGCCATTCTCCGCGAGGTGGAAGTCGGTGTCCGTGAGGCGCTGCAGCGCCGGCCGCAGGTAGCCTATCGCATGATCCCGGACCGGCGTGAGGCCATCGGTTCGGCCATCAGCGAAGCCCGATCCGGCGACATGGTGCTCATTGCTGGCAAAGGGCACGAAGATTACCAGATTATCGGCACGAAGAAGTTTCATTTCGACGATCGGGAGGTCGCGCGAGAGGCCATTCAACGTCTGAGGCCCTGCGCGTGA
- the murF gene encoding UDP-N-acetylmuramoyl-tripeptide--D-alanyl-D-alanine ligase: MNASLAVAVEQGRSGMALFTLEELREVISVKVLTGLDVTQDKCRIDHISTDSRAIRPGDLFVALKGERFDGHQFVPAVLAGGAAGAIVHDQYRLPEGVAGGKATQGCATPFLLGVRDTLFAYQQLATHHRSRFDIPVVAVTGSNGKTTTKDMVASVLAQRWNVLKTERNFNNRIGVPATILRITSRHEAAVIEMGVDQKGQTTRLCEIVRPTIGLITNIGPDHLEFFGSMEGSAQAKAELLDFLPADGAAILNADDVYFDYLAARARCRVVSFGFAGKADVRAVHVKTDVRHGTMFRLLLPGKVRHIIVRMKVHGTHNVTNALAAAAVGVVLNLPGAVIAQGLARFRPAEMRSQVVAHQGVHIINDCYNANPASMQAAIQLLAQWSPARERIAVLGDMLELGMETQRLHRDVGRFLATHNISRLIVAGSLGREIAEGARQGGMASTRIAETVDAVAAADLLKTIVQQGDVVLVKASRGMKMEQVVQTVMGMRAIAKQAS; the protein is encoded by the coding sequence GTGAACGCCTCTTTAGCGGTTGCGGTAGAACAAGGACGTAGCGGCATGGCGTTGTTCACGCTCGAAGAGTTGCGCGAAGTGATCAGCGTGAAAGTCCTGACAGGCCTGGATGTGACTCAGGACAAATGCCGGATCGATCACATCAGTACGGATTCACGTGCAATTCGTCCCGGGGATCTCTTCGTCGCACTCAAGGGCGAACGATTCGATGGCCATCAGTTCGTTCCTGCCGTATTGGCCGGTGGAGCAGCCGGCGCGATCGTGCACGACCAATATCGGCTGCCGGAAGGAGTCGCCGGGGGCAAGGCCACTCAGGGATGTGCCACCCCGTTTCTTTTGGGCGTGCGAGACACGTTGTTTGCCTATCAACAATTGGCCACTCACCATCGAAGCCGGTTCGACATCCCGGTCGTTGCGGTTACCGGCAGTAATGGCAAAACGACCACCAAGGACATGGTCGCGAGCGTGTTGGCGCAGCGATGGAACGTCCTGAAGACCGAGCGCAACTTCAATAATCGGATCGGAGTCCCTGCCACGATTCTTCGGATCACCTCCCGCCACGAGGCAGCGGTGATCGAGATGGGAGTCGACCAAAAGGGCCAGACGACCAGGCTCTGCGAGATCGTACGGCCGACAATCGGCCTCATTACCAACATCGGCCCCGATCATCTCGAATTCTTCGGCAGCATGGAAGGATCCGCTCAGGCCAAGGCCGAGCTCCTGGATTTTCTTCCGGCAGACGGCGCCGCCATTCTAAATGCGGACGACGTCTATTTCGACTATCTGGCTGCGCGTGCCCGCTGTCGTGTTGTGTCCTTTGGGTTTGCCGGCAAGGCGGACGTTCGTGCCGTCCACGTGAAGACGGATGTGCGCCACGGCACCATGTTCCGGCTCCTGTTGCCCGGGAAAGTGCGCCATATCATCGTGCGGATGAAGGTGCACGGAACACACAACGTCACCAATGCTCTGGCTGCCGCGGCTGTCGGTGTGGTGTTGAACCTGCCCGGCGCGGTGATCGCACAGGGATTGGCGCGTTTTCGTCCTGCGGAAATGCGGTCGCAGGTGGTGGCACATCAGGGCGTCCACATTATCAACGATTGCTACAACGCCAACCCTGCCTCGATGCAGGCCGCCATTCAGTTGCTGGCCCAGTGGAGCCCGGCCCGCGAACGCATCGCAGTCTTGGGAGATATGTTGGAGCTCGGGATGGAGACACAACGGCTGCATCGGGATGTGGGACGCTTTCTTGCGACGCACAATATCTCACGACTCATCGTGGCCGGATCGCTCGGTCGCGAAATCGCCGAAGGCGCCCGTCAAGGAGGGATGGCTTCGACCAGGATTGCTGAAACGGTTGATGCTGTCGCAGCGGCGGATCTTCTGAAGACGATCGTACAACAAGGCGATGTTGTGCTGGTGAAGGCCTCGCGTGGCATGAAGATGGAACAGGTGGTTCAGACCGTCATGGGGATGAGGGCGATTGCGAAGCAGGCATCGTAA
- the mraY gene encoding phospho-N-acetylmuramoyl-pentapeptide-transferase, giving the protein MLFNWLYPLHTEFSFLNVFRYQSFRIIYAAVTAFLIAFVLAPWLIRKLQDIKLGQQVRDDGPQRHLAKSGTPTMGGILIIFAVVLSTLLWADLTNSYVWLVILATLGFGAIGFADDYLKFVKARSKGLTAAQKFSAQVAVAAVIALVLYFLPSYTTKLSVPFFKNIMPDLGRFYIVFAILVIVSSSNAVNLTDGLDGLAVGPVMIAALAYTIVAYVVGNRLMSDYLLIPHIEGAGEIAVFTASILGASLGFLWFNAYPASVFMGDVGSLPLGAAIGTAAVISKHELLLLMVGGVFVIEAVSVIFQVLSFKSRGKRIFLMAPIHHHFEMKGWEEPKVVVRLWIIAILLALLSLSTLKLR; this is encoded by the coding sequence ATGCTCTTTAACTGGTTGTATCCGCTCCATACTGAATTTTCGTTCTTGAATGTCTTTCGATACCAGAGCTTCCGCATCATCTATGCGGCGGTAACGGCGTTCTTGATCGCGTTTGTGCTCGCCCCTTGGCTGATCCGCAAGCTCCAAGACATCAAGCTGGGGCAGCAGGTGCGTGATGACGGTCCCCAGCGGCATCTGGCCAAGAGCGGGACGCCCACCATGGGCGGGATTCTCATCATTTTTGCCGTGGTCCTCTCGACGCTCTTATGGGCGGACCTTACGAACAGCTATGTATGGTTGGTCATTCTGGCGACCTTGGGGTTCGGGGCGATTGGGTTTGCGGACGATTACCTCAAATTCGTCAAGGCCCGGTCGAAAGGGTTGACAGCCGCGCAGAAGTTTTCCGCCCAAGTCGCTGTCGCCGCGGTCATTGCGTTGGTGCTCTATTTTCTTCCGAGCTATACGACCAAACTCAGCGTGCCGTTCTTTAAGAACATCATGCCCGACCTGGGTCGGTTCTACATCGTCTTCGCCATCCTCGTCATCGTCAGCAGCTCGAACGCGGTCAATCTGACTGATGGGCTCGATGGATTGGCTGTTGGGCCAGTCATGATTGCGGCGCTGGCTTATACGATCGTCGCCTATGTAGTGGGCAATCGTCTCATGTCAGATTATCTCCTGATTCCACATATTGAAGGCGCCGGCGAAATCGCGGTCTTCACAGCGTCGATTCTCGGAGCCAGTCTCGGATTTCTCTGGTTCAACGCCTATCCTGCCTCGGTGTTCATGGGCGACGTCGGATCTCTGCCTCTTGGCGCCGCAATCGGCACCGCGGCGGTTATCAGCAAGCACGAATTGCTGTTATTGATGGTCGGGGGTGTGTTCGTCATCGAAGCGGTATCGGTGATCTTTCAAGTGTTGTCGTTCAAATCGAGAGGCAAGCGGATCTTTCTCATGGCGCCGATCCATCACCATTTCGAGATGAAGGGATGGGAAGAGCCGAAAGTGGTGGTGCGGCTCTGGATCATCGCCATCTTGTTGGCGTTGCTGAGTCTCAGCACGTTGAAGTTGCGGTGA
- the murD gene encoding UDP-N-acetylmuramoyl-L-alanine--D-glutamate ligase, translated as MMGVETVELAGAHVTVVGLARSGVAACRLLQTVGARVTVADRKERGELANILGSIDTGRVGIRVGSGYEASLDDADLVVISPGVPYRMDALERVRRRGVKVISELELASQFLRNPIVAVTGTNGKSTTVTLIGHFLAKSGKSAFVGGNLGTALSEAAAAALQASQAGRPSPYEYFVVEVSSFQLETIERFHPWIAACLNITVDHQDRYASLDEYAAAKRRIFENQTASDYALVNLDDARVAAFGSSIKAKRLGFTRTQSIGSGWDGGTFLDGDQIVTTVTGTRQEICRRGEIRLIGNHNIENVMAAVTYAVLCGCSLQAIRDVLATFPGLEHALEVVRERRGVRFVNDSKGTNVDATLKALESIDQPIWLIAGGRDKGGDFSRLAQVLKRYAKRVILIGEAASLMRTAWNGLVEMRDAATLREAVELAAREASPGEVVLLSPACASFDMFADYQDRGRQFKACVNALAA; from the coding sequence ATGATGGGAGTTGAGACGGTGGAACTTGCCGGTGCTCATGTCACGGTCGTCGGCCTTGCGAGAAGCGGCGTCGCGGCCTGTCGCTTGCTCCAGACCGTCGGAGCTCGGGTGACGGTGGCCGATCGGAAAGAACGGGGCGAACTTGCGAACATTCTCGGGAGCATCGACACGGGCCGAGTCGGTATCAGAGTCGGTTCGGGGTATGAAGCGTCGCTCGATGACGCGGATTTGGTGGTGATCAGCCCGGGGGTGCCGTATCGAATGGACGCGCTCGAACGCGTGCGCCGACGAGGCGTGAAGGTCATCAGCGAATTGGAGTTGGCGTCGCAATTTCTGCGGAACCCGATTGTTGCGGTGACCGGCACGAACGGCAAAAGCACGACGGTGACGCTGATCGGTCACTTCCTGGCTAAGAGCGGAAAATCGGCGTTCGTTGGCGGAAATTTGGGAACGGCCCTGAGTGAGGCGGCCGCAGCGGCACTGCAGGCATCGCAAGCCGGTCGGCCGAGCCCGTATGAATATTTTGTCGTCGAAGTCTCCAGTTTTCAGCTCGAAACGATCGAGCGGTTCCATCCCTGGATCGCGGCCTGCCTCAATATCACCGTCGACCATCAGGATCGCTATGCTTCGCTGGACGAATACGCCGCGGCGAAGCGACGTATCTTCGAAAACCAGACGGCGAGCGACTATGCGCTGGTGAATCTGGATGATGCCCGAGTAGCGGCGTTTGGAAGCAGCATCAAAGCCAAGCGGCTGGGGTTCACGCGGACTCAATCCATCGGCTCGGGTTGGGACGGAGGCACGTTTCTCGATGGCGATCAAATCGTGACGACGGTGACCGGTACGCGACAAGAAATTTGTCGGCGCGGAGAGATCCGCCTCATCGGCAACCATAATATCGAAAACGTCATGGCAGCCGTCACCTATGCGGTGTTGTGCGGCTGCTCCTTGCAGGCCATACGTGACGTGCTTGCAACTTTCCCGGGTCTTGAGCATGCGTTGGAAGTCGTCCGGGAGCGTCGTGGCGTCAGATTTGTCAATGACTCCAAAGGAACGAATGTCGATGCAACGTTGAAAGCTCTGGAAAGCATTGATCAACCGATCTGGTTGATCGCTGGTGGACGGGATAAGGGGGGAGATTTTTCGCGGCTCGCCCAGGTTCTTAAACGGTACGCGAAGCGCGTCATTCTGATCGGTGAGGCTGCCTCGCTGATGCGGACGGCATGGAACGGACTCGTTGAGATGCGCGACGCCGCGACATTACGGGAAGCCGTTGAGCTCGCGGCGCGGGAAGCCTCGCCCGGGGAAGTCGTCTTGCTGTCGCCGGCCTGCGCCAGCTTCGACATGTTCGCGGACTATCAAGACCGAGGTCGGCAATTTAAGGCCTGTGTGAACGCCTTGGCCGCATGA
- the ftsW gene encoding putative lipid II flippase FtsW → MAQRSAGTLSLPWPTASQRPTKQRVAMDHTLLMVTVTLALIGLVMVFSASAIVAGNRFHDSGFFLKRQVAWLAFGFLLLHLTSRIDYTLWKKLSVPILGCMVVLLVMVLVPSLGVAAKGARRWLRAGLISIQPAELAKLVGVIYLAAYLTKKEGKIKFFQSGLLPALMVIGVLSGLILLEPDLGTVVVIGFVTVGLCFLAGAKISHLLGLALCAIPVVLVLVLGSGYRRQRLMTFLAPWKDASDTGFQITQSFLAFGSGGPFGVGLGEGKQKLFFLPEAHTDFVLALIGEELGLAGTATVILLFAVFVWRGFQIAARARAPFGRYLGMGITLLIGMQALVNAAVVTGLLPTKGLTLPFVSYGGSSLVVSLLGVGVLLSISRDRHGGGQRGGRGESDHR, encoded by the coding sequence ATGGCACAGCGATCAGCGGGAACGTTGTCACTTCCGTGGCCGACGGCCAGCCAGCGTCCTACCAAGCAGCGAGTGGCAATGGACCATACCCTGCTGATGGTAACCGTCACGTTGGCGTTGATCGGCCTGGTCATGGTGTTCAGCGCAAGCGCGATTGTTGCAGGGAATCGGTTTCACGATTCGGGTTTTTTTCTCAAGCGGCAGGTGGCATGGCTCGCGTTCGGATTTCTGCTCCTGCACCTGACCTCACGGATCGATTACACGCTATGGAAAAAACTGTCGGTTCCAATCCTCGGTTGCATGGTGGTTCTGTTGGTCATGGTGTTGGTTCCGTCACTTGGCGTCGCAGCAAAGGGTGCCCGCCGTTGGCTGCGAGCGGGACTGATTTCGATTCAGCCTGCCGAACTGGCAAAGCTGGTCGGAGTGATCTATCTCGCGGCCTATCTCACGAAGAAAGAGGGGAAAATCAAATTCTTTCAAAGCGGACTGCTGCCGGCACTGATGGTAATCGGGGTGCTGAGTGGACTGATCCTCCTCGAACCGGATCTGGGCACTGTCGTCGTGATCGGATTCGTTACCGTGGGCCTGTGTTTTTTGGCCGGAGCCAAGATCTCGCATCTGCTCGGATTGGCACTCTGTGCCATCCCGGTGGTGTTGGTCCTCGTTCTGGGATCTGGGTATCGGCGTCAGCGACTCATGACGTTCCTGGCTCCTTGGAAGGATGCCTCGGATACCGGATTTCAGATCACCCAGTCGTTCTTAGCCTTCGGCAGCGGAGGTCCGTTCGGTGTGGGGCTGGGAGAGGGCAAACAAAAACTCTTCTTCTTGCCAGAGGCCCACACGGATTTTGTGCTGGCCCTTATCGGCGAAGAGCTGGGGTTGGCCGGGACCGCGACGGTCATTCTCTTGTTTGCCGTTTTTGTGTGGCGCGGATTTCAGATTGCGGCGCGCGCGCGCGCGCCGTTCGGGCGGTATCTGGGCATGGGAATTACACTCTTGATCGGCATGCAAGCGCTGGTCAATGCCGCGGTGGTGACCGGGCTGTTACCGACAAAAGGATTGACCCTTCCCTTCGTCAGTTACGGGGGATCGTCGTTGGTGGTCAGTCTTCTCGGAGTCGGAGTCTTGCTCAGTATTTCCCGCGATCGACATGGAGGCGGGCAACGAGGCGGACGTGGTGAGTCGGATCACCGATGA